The Pirellulales bacterium DNA window CGCTTCCAACGACGTATCGTCGAAGTCGCCAGCCCGGTGATGGTCGATCTGTTTGTCGACCGCTGGCATACCGTGAAAGGTATCGAACAAACTCAGTTGTTTTTCCGAACAGGTGCTGGCCAGCAACAACGCAGTACCGCCCCGGTAGACGCCGACTTCGGCCAGTTGGCCGGGCAGGTTGCGCGCATAACGAGCGAATTGATACAGTATGAAACAGCGGTCAGGCGAGATCAGCGTCAGCCCGTCGATCTGGCCGAGAATCTCGATGAACTCCGCCGACTCTTTCCAGAGCGGCGAGATACGTCGTAATTCGAAGCCCGCGGTACGCAAGGCTGTCCGAGCGTATTTCTTAAAAAGCTTGAGCATCAAGGTCGTGATTATTAAGTGCTCAATAGTCCGTCAAGG harbors:
- a CDS encoding TylF/MycF/NovP-related O-methyltransferase; this translates as MLKLFKKYARTALRTAGFELRRISPLWKESAEFIEILGQIDGLTLISPDRCFILYQFARYARNLPGQLAEVGVYRGGTALLLASTCSEKQLSLFDTFHGMPAVDKQIDHHRAGDFDDTSLEAVRARLRAYPKVEFFPGFFPDTARPVEDRQFALVHVDVDIYQSVRDALAFFYPRLVPGGIIVFDDYLAPTCPGVEKAIQEFLRTTANQLIQTTVSQCMLIKPPAT